The Peromyscus maniculatus bairdii isolate BWxNUB_F1_BW_parent chromosome 3, HU_Pman_BW_mat_3.1, whole genome shotgun sequence genome segment GACATGCACTGATGTGAGTTACTGTCCTCAAACTGACAACCTTTGCAGAGGCTTCCttgcaggaaaaagaaaaagaaataaataaattggggatggggtggggagagaaagcaTATTTGTCCTAGAAGGACTTTTCAGAAAATATCCACAAGTGGCCAAGGACTTTTCAGAAAATATCCACAAGTGGCCAATCAAGCTCCCCTGTTCCAGAAAACTTAAGTGTCTGAAAAAATGGCACAACTATCAACTTTGGCAAAAGCCAAAGCTTTAAAAAGTGCAGAATTCttttttcaacaaaacaaaattttatagcTTTCACTATACTAATAAAGATGTGAATCTTACCGAGAAATACAGCATGGAGTCATTCATAATCTTCTTCCATCACAAAATGTAGCGATGTATTATATACCtgaatatattgtgtaccctaataaacttatctgggatcagaggttggagccagtcactagattagacatagaggccagacagtggtggcacacacccttaatcctatcacttgggaggcagagatccgtctggatctctgtgagttcaaggctacactgggaacagagtcaggcagtggtggcacatgcctttaatcccagcacttgagatctcatgcctttgcttgttaagcacacacacctttaatcctaagaagtgacatggctgggtggagaatggtatataaggcttgaggagacaggaactaagcagcagcttaactgagaccctcaggggtgaggattcagaggttctttagactgaggattttgtacaGGTAACAATcactggctggcttgctctgctctctgatctttcagctttcactccaatatctggctctgttttttgtttttgtttttttaaagtaataagaccttttaagattcgtgttacaacgGAAGGCATTTCGAAGTCCTCTGGAAGGCTTATGGTTTGAACAGAGAGGATTTTGGGGAGAAGGAACACTGCATCATGACTATCAGGGTCTCCAAGAAGTACTTTTTTGGAACTGTGGCTTTGAAATCTTGGCTGTGACTGGGACTAACTGCACCACAATCTGTTATTGTCAGCATTTGAAATTATAGATTTGTAGAATCCCTCTCACAGCTACTGAGTCAGTCATCCAAATGGAGGGCATGAGACAGCTCAATGCTAAATAAAGGTATTGCATATGCTCTGGATGGTTAGGACCCTCTTGAGAGGATCATTTCTTCTGTCAGTGGTTAAACATGATGCTGTAAACTTGTCAGAAAACTCTCTGTATCTTCAGAACTCTCTTCAAAGTATTCTTCACATCAGAGTTCCTGAGACTATAAATTAGGGGGTTGAGCATGGGATTAAAAAGGCTGTGAAACAGTAGGAGATATTTCTTCTGCTCCTTCGGGTTCCCATGTCTGGGTCCAACGTACATGACAATGGCCGTTCCATAGAATAATCCGACCacacagaggtgggaggagcaggTGGAAAAGGCTTTCCTTTGACCCTCCCCTGACTGGATCCTCAGGATAGCACCAAGGATACAGGCATAAGAGACCACGATTGAGGAGAATGGTCCCACAAGCACAGACACTGCCCCAGCCAGGACCATAGTCTCATTGAGGTGTGTGTCTGCACAGGCAAGTTTGAGAATAGCTGTGATTTCACAGAAAAAGTGATTCACTTTCTGAGACACACAGAAGGGTAAAGGTAGAAGTAACACTAGATGAACCAAGGACAGGAGAACCCCAATGATCCAGGAAGTCACAGCCATAGTGCTGCAGACCTTCCAGCTCATGATGGTAGAGTATCGGAGGGggtggcagatggccacataCCGATCATAGGACATCACCACTAGGAGCAGACATTCTGTGATAGCAAATGTCAAAAAAAGATAGGTCTGCGTCAGGCATCCAGCAAAGGAGATGGGCTTGGCTGGGTCTAGAAGGTTCACCAGCATCTGGGGCACTGTGTTGCAGGCATAGGCAATGTCAACGATGGCCAAGTGGgacaggaagaagtacatgggagtgtggagTCTGGAGTCCAGGCAGATAAGCCCCACGATGGTCCCATTCCCCAGCAGGGTGAAGGCATAGAACA includes the following:
- the Or2a7 gene encoding olfactory receptor 2A7 → MGNNMTLITEFILLGFPLSPRMQMLLFTLFSLFYAFTLLGNGTIVGLICLDSRLHTPMYFFLSHLAIVDIAYACNTVPQMLVNLLDPAKPISFAGCLTQTYLFLTFAITECLLLVVMSYDRYVAICHPLRYSTIMSWKVCSTMAVTSWIIGVLLSLVHLVLLLPLPFCVSQKVNHFFCEITAILKLACADTHLNETMVLAGAVSVLVGPFSSIVVSYACILGAILRIQSGEGQRKAFSTCSSHLCVVGLFYGTAIVMYVGPRHGNPKEQKKYLLLFHSLFNPMLNPLIYSLRNSDVKNTLKRVLKIQRVF